A segment of the Trueperaceae bacterium genome:
CCACCGCCGCTCACGGTGATGACCGCGTCGTAGCGACCGGCGGTGTTGGTCACCTTGAGCGGCTCGAGGGCCTGAACGCCGACCAGGATGCCGCGGAAGAACTCCTGGAACTCCTTGCCGTTGACCGTGATGCGGCCGCTGCCGGGGCGGAGGAAGACGCGGGCGACTGCCGCCTTGCGGCGTCCGGTACCGTAGTACTGATCCATCAGCGAGACTCCAACTCGGTCGAGCGCCGCGAAGACCGCGCCGTCCGATTCCGTTCACGACTGTTTGCCATCAGGCCAACTCCATCTCTTTCGGTTGCTGGGCGGCGTGCGGGTGGGCAGGACCGGCGTAGACCTTGAGCCGGCGGATGAGCTTGCGGCCCATCCGGGTCTTGGGGAGCATTCCCCAGACGGCCCGCTCCAGCACCCGCTCAGGATGCTTCTCGAGCATCTCGCGCGCGGTCGTCGTGCGGAGTCCGCCCTGGTAGCCGGTATAGCGGGTGTAGACCTTCTGGTCGAGCTTGTGGCCGGTGAAACGAACCTTCTCGGCGTTCACCACCACCACGAAGTCTCCACCGGCCTGGTTCGGTGTGTAGTCGACCTTGTGCTTGCCGCGCAGGATCTGAGCGATCTGCGTGGCCAAACGACCGACGGTCTGGCCGGCGGCGTCGACGAGAATCCAGTCGTGCGTCGTTTCCTTCGGAAAATACGTCTTCACGTCACTTCACGTCCTCTAACTGGGTTTGCTCTGCCGCCAGTTCGCCAAGGTGCTCCACCAGTTATCCTGGGACGAAGCGGATCGGGGAAGCGTCGTGGCCGACAAGGCACGAAACCAAACGCGAGTGTAGCACAGGCGTTCCGGCTCAGTAAAGCGTTCATGAGCGGCGGAAGCGAGGTAGCGGCTCGCGGCTCTCACGATACAATCGCGACAGTCCGGAGGTTCCATGTCACGCGCTGTTCGCGGCCCGCTCCTGCTGATCGTCTTCATCGCGCTGCTGCTCGCAGGGCTCTGGTTCTGGGTTCGCACGTCGCTCCCGGAACTCGAGGGAGAGGTCAGACTCCCCGGTCTGGCCCATCCGGTCGCGATCACCCGCGATGACTACGGGGTGCCTCTGATCGAGGCCGAATCGCAGGAGGACCTCTACTACGCCCTTGGCTACGTTCACGCTCAGGACCGGCTCTGGCAGATGGAGTACCGACGCTTGCAGGCGGCCGGCCGCCTCGCCGAGCTGCTGGGTGAGGAGGCCTTGCCCTCCGACCTGCTCATGCGCACCCTCGGGCTCCACGAAGCGGCCGAGCGTGAACTGGCCGCTCTGAGCCCTCGTACGAGCGGCGTCCTCCAGGCGTACAGCGACGGGGTGAACGCCTACCTCGCGACTCGTACCGGCGCTCTCCCGCTGGAGTTCCAGTTGCTCGGCCATGCGCCGGAGGAGTGGTCGCCGGTCGACGTCGCCCTTCTGCAGAAGCTGGTCGCCTGGCGATGGTCCTCGGCGGCCGCCGATGAACTGTTCGCGGCGCGGCTCCTCGCCGCTTCGGAGCGGGCGGGGCTCCTCATCGGGGCCCAGCGGCCGCCACCGCTCGCCGGTCCGGACGCACCCTTGCGGGGGTCGTTGCAACGGCTGCCCCTGGCCCGACTGCACGACCTCCTGGTCCGCTCGAGCGGCGTGTTCGCCGGCAGCGAAGCGTGGGTGCTGGGCCCGGAGCGTAGCGCCGATGGAGTCCCGCTCCTCGCCGTCGAAGGGGCCGGGCCGGCCACCGCGCCGGCTCCCTGGTACCTGGTGCGGCTGCGGGCCCCGGGCCTGAACGTCGCGGGCGCATCCCTGCCCGGACTCCCGCTCCTCTTCTCGGGCCGTAACGGTGAGATCGCCTGGGCGCTCGTTCCTGCCCCGGTCGATGACGCCGATCTGTTCATCGGCCGTACCACTCGGGGGGAGGGCCGGGAGGACGGTTATCGCAGCGCCGGCCGGTACCACGAGTTCGCCAGGCGCCGGGAGGCGATCGAAGTCCGCGGGGCCGACGACGTCGAACTGGTGGTGCGGGAAACTGTTCACGGCCCGATCATCTCGGACCTCGTTCCGGCCGATAGCGAGCCGAACGGAGGCGCCAGCGAGCCGGAGGGTGACGCGGAGGATCCGTTCCTGGCTCTGAGCTGGACGGCGCTGCGAGAGGGGGACTCGACCCTCGGGGCGGGCCTCGCCCTCGCGGGCGCCAGCGACCGGGAGGAGCTCAGGGCCGCTCTCGCCAGCCTCGACGAACTCCACGGGTTCGCGCTCTATGCCGATGAAGTGGGGAGGATCGGGCGCCAGAGGATAGGTCGTCTCCCAGCGCGGCGGGAGACGGGTGGGCGCCTTCCTACTCCGGCGGAGGCTGGCGGCTGGCAGGAGTGGGCAGCTTCGGCGCGGCTGGAGAGCAGTGGCGGAGGGACATCACTGGCTGCTGCCGGCAATCTCGCCGCCAGCAGCCAGCTGATCGACTCCCTCGAAGTCCACACCGCGGCCTCCCTCGCTCACATCCTCGAGAAGGAGTACCTGCACGGGTCCGCGGAGTTGCTGCCGGCGCTGAGGGAGAGCGTGCCGGTCGGCGCAGCCGCGGCTAGCGCCCAGGCCGAGCTCGTCGGCTGGTCCGGGGAGGCCGCGGAGGGCGCTGCCCCCCTCCTCTTCTCTGCCTGGCTCATCGAGTTGGGACGTGAGCTGCTGGGCGACGAGCTGGGGAACGAACTGGCCGAGGAGGCCAGCCGCTACCCGGAACTCCTGCGTCGGGCCCTCTCCTCGAGAGACTGGTGCGACGACCGGCGAACGGATGAGCGGGAATCGTGCGCGGAGGTGACTTCGAAGGCGCTTTCGGCGGCGGCAGGCGATCTGGCGGAGCAGCATGGACCGCAGCCGGCCCGATGGCCCGAGCACCCTTCCGCCCAGGTCGCCTATCGCCACCTGGTACTGGATGAGACGCTACTGGCGCCGCTCTTCGTCGTGGGACAGGACGGGCGCTCGAACCGGCCGGGGATCGGAAGAGGCCCCGTCTTCCGAGCCGTGTTCCAGCTCTCCGACGAGACCGTTCCGGAGGAAGATGATGATGCAGCTCGGTCCGGCTTCCTGATCCCCACCGGCCAGTCGGGTAACGTGCTCTCACGCCACTATCGGGACCTGTCCGCACGCTGGCCTGAAGTCCGCTTGCTGCCGCTCTTCGCTAACGGGGCCGAAGCGGGTGCCAGGCTCCTGCTGGAGCCGCCCCGCTAGCGTCTACTCGCGGCCCACCGGGTACGGCTGCCCCCGCTGGGTTGCGCTGAACTTCCTGCGGAGCCCGAGTGCATCGAGCAGTTCCAGCGTTCGCTGCTCGATCACCGACGGTTCGTGATCGACGAGGAGCTGCCACCCCGGCCGCGCCAACGGCCTCGCCCGTCGCTCGGCGGGCGCTTCGTCCGGGGGCAGCACCAGGTCCTCGCCGGGGATAGCGTCCGCCCGTCCGTGCCGCAGAGCGAGTTCGGCCAGCACGTAGTAGAAGGCCGACCTGGAGGTGATCTCCACCGGCTCACCGTCGAACGAGACCTGCAGCTTGCCGCGCATGTTGCGCACCGCCTCCGCGTAGCGCCTCACCTCTTCGCCGGTGATCCGCTCGAAGGGGTCAGCCGGCACGAACTCGGTCCGTTGCCCGGCAACCGGCGCCGACCTCTCGCCGGTGTCGCGCCCACCTCCGGACCGGGCGGCGCTCGTCCCCCCGTCGGACTGCGCTTCTCCGGCGATGAGATGCTTCAACTCCTGAGCGAACCCCTCCTCGAACAGGTCGGCATCCTTCCCCCCATGACGCCACTGCCGTCCGTTGCAGTAGACGACGCTGCTGACTTCCGCCCCGGCCGGTTCCGGCAACTGGGAGTCGACCGGCAGCACGACGAAGCGAAGGTCGCGTTGGCCGCTCAACCTGTACTCGAGCCGTTCGGCGCTTACCTCGCCGGTAAGGCGCAGCCGCTCCAGGTCGAACACCTCGACACCCAGGGAGGCGAGAACGGGGAAGAGCACTCCTTGGGCCACGTCCGGCGCGGTCGCCGGGGGGCGCAGGACGAGGGTCGCCCGGGCTCGTCCAAGTGCGGCGGCCACCCGCGGGTGCTCGGCATGAGCGGGCGCGTCGGGTGGCGGGGTCTCGGGCATCGACCCACTCTACCGTGCCCTTCGGAGGGCGTTCCCCGACCGCTCCTCAACCGGCGAGCGGTCTACGGAGTCCTTTCGGGTAGTGGTTCTTCACGATGCCGCGGGCGCGTCGGCCCCAGCCCAGCGGGTGGCCTGCGACCGTCACCAGCAACCAGCCGTCGGACCCGGCCACGTCCAGCTCGGCGCCCAGCATGTAGTGGGCCAACTGCTCGTCGTCGGGCTCTAGATCTACCCTCCTCTCCGACTCGCTCGCGTCCAGTGCGAGAGCGAGGGCGTGGGAGGGTATGAAGCGGCCCTTGGCTGCGCTGCCGAGCCAGACTCCGGGGCGCATGACCGTTACACCCGCGAGCGAAGGCGCTCCCGATGGTAGGGCGTAGAGGCCGTCGTTCCGCAAGGTCTTCTCGTGCTCCGGGAACGGGTCGTGCGTCAGGTTCTCGGCCACGAACTCGTTCCAGGCGGCGACGGCCCGATGCAGCTCCGCTTCCGCAGGCTCACTCCCTGAGCGCCGACGCCGCCTCGGGTCGGGCACGACGCCACTCCGGGCGTCCTCGACGCCTGAGCCGGCCCGGTCGCTTCCCGAACGGCGCAGCAGGGCTACGAAGTGACCTTCGCCGCGGCTTCGGTGGGGCCAGATACGGGCGGCCAGTGAAAGGCGAGGACCGCTGGTGAACTCGGCGGCCCACTCCGGACGGCCGCCGTCCACGCCTGCGAGTCCCGTGGGCGCCAACTCCCAGTCGGGGTGAGCGTCGAGGAAGCGGGCGACGAGCCTCTCGTCCTCGAGCGGTTCGAAGGTGCAGGTGCTGTAGACCAGGCGTCCGCCCGGCTTGACCAGCCGCGCGGCGACCGCCAACAGTTCCGCCTGAGTGCGGGCACAACTCTCGACGAGGCCGGTCGTCCACTGCTCGACAGCCTGCGGAGTCTTGCGGAACATCCCCTCTCCCGAACAGGGGGCGTCGAGCAGGAGGGCGTCGAAATGCGCCCCCCAAGCGTCCGCCAAACGCCCTGGATGAGCGTTCGTAACCAGGGACCGCTTCGAGCCCCAGCGTTCCATGTTCCTGCTCAGTTCGCGGGCCCGGGCGCCGTTTACATCGTTGGCGACCAGCAGGCCGTCGGTCCCCAGCAGCGAGGCGAGGTGGGTGCTCTTGCCGCCGGGCGCGGCGGCCAGGTCGAGCAGGCGCTCGCCGGGCCGTGGCGCCAGCGCCTGGGCTGCAGCCATCGCCGAGGGCTCCTGCAGGTAGTAGAGGCCGGCTGCATGGAACGGATGAAGTCCAGGCCGCTCGCCGGCCGCCAGCAGATAGCCGGCAGGACACCAGGGAACGGGGTCGAGGGGCCAGGGGGAGATGCGCTCGAACTCCCCGGCCGAGATCTTGAGGGTATTCACCCTCAGGCCGATCACCGGCTCGGCCTCGAGGCTGCGCTCGAGAAGGTTCGCCTCCTCGCCCAGCAACTCCTGCATCCGCCGCCTGAACGGGGGTGGAAGATTCAGCCCTTGCCTCTGTCCTCGGCCTCGAGTCCGTCGAGCAGGGCGGGCTGTTGGGCGGCCGTCCTGGCCCGCTTGGGCGCCGGTGCGGTCTCCGGGCCGCGTGTCTCGCGCACAGCACGCTCCTGAGTGTCAGGGACCGTCGCCTCATCCGGCTCGACAGCGCTCTCCTCGCGGCTGCCTACCTCTCCGAGCTGCTTGATCTCGTCGATGAAACGGTCGACCGAGTCGAAGTCGCGGTAAACGCTCAGGAACCGGATATAGGCTACGTCGTCGAGCTCCTTGAGGAATCTGAGGGTGCGGAGGCCGATCTCCTCGGAGGCGATCTCGGGCACCTGCACCTCGTCCTCGAACCCGTAGGCGAACTCACGCAGCTGCTTCTCGGTGACCGGCCGCTTGTTGCAGGCTATCCGCAGCTTGTCGAGCAACTTGTCCGGGTTGAACGCCTCGCGTCGTCCCGATCGCTTGCTCACCATCAGCGCCTCGAACTGGGCGCGTTCGTAGGTCGTGAAGCGGCGGTGACAGTTCTCGCAGTCGCGTCGACGCCGGATGGACGCCCCTTCATCCGAGGGACGCGAGTTGATGACGCGGGTGTTGCTGGAGGTGCAGTAGGGGCACTTCATCGGAAGCCAGGCATCAGCCGGGCAGCTCCCGCGGGAAAGCTACCTGGTCCTCGAACTCGTCCTCGCCTTCCTCGGTCTCCAGGTCCTCGAGGCCGTCGCCGGTCCCGTCGTCGTAGAGGCTCGCCTCCAGGTCGTCCTGGCGAACGGACGTATCGAGGGCAGCGCGTACCTCGGGCAGGAGCGATTCGACGACCTTGGGAGGCGGGGGCAGGTCGACGTAGAACTGTTGTCCCCGGAGTCCACCTGCCGTATCAGACCCCAGGAACATCACGCTCTCGATGAGGGCAGCATCGTGCCGCGGGTCGGACGCCGACCGCGATGGGATCACGACGTTGGTGCGGATCTGCTCGTAGCGGTCCCCGAAGCCGGCGACCATGCCCGTCAACGCCGAGCGAACGGCCACCATCTGGGGCTCCTCCGCGCTCTCGGGCGGCGCCACGAGGACCAGCCACCCCTCACGGAGCACCTGAGCGCACACCTTCAGAGTGAGGTAACTGCTCTTGATGTCCTCCTCGAGCAGTTCCATGAACTCGCTCTCCCCCAGCGTGTGGAAGGCGGTGTGGCTGCCGTAGGCGGCCACGTGGACGACCCCGTTCAGGTCCCCGAAGATCTCGTACACCTTGTGGAAGGCGTTGAGAACATCCATGTGGGTGGTCATGTCTGCCTGGATCGGTATCGCCTGACCGCCCAGCTCTTCGATCTCGGCGGCTGTCTTCGAAGCCAGGTCCACGTCGCGGTCGGCACACACCACGTCGTACCCGGCCTGGCCGCAGGCGAGGGCAACTGCCCTCCCGAAGCCCTGCCCGACGTTGGTAACGAGCACGACGCTGGCTGTACCCATGACGGCTAGGATACAGCCCTTCGTGAGAAGGTCACAAGTGATGCGGCGACCGGGAACCCGTGAACTCCGGTGAGCCGCCGGCGAGGACCCTGTGAAGAGCTTTATGGACGCCTGCAGGTGCCCGCCGGATAGAACAGAGCAGGGTGGCCGGCGGTTACTGGAGGGCACGAGTGTTTTCTAGAAAAGGCAAGGGAAGACGCGGCAACGAGCCGTTCACCTACATCCATGAGGGAACTGTCGTTCGCGGCGACCTGGAGGCGACAGGCAGAGTCCGCGTCCACGGCACCGTTCACGGCAACGTGACGGTCGAGGGCGTACTCGAGGTCGCTGCCGAGGGCAGCATCAAGGGCGAACGGGTCGAAGCGGAACAGGTGAGGATCCTTGGAACGGTCGAAGCGCTCGTCGCCGCTTCGGGCAAGGTCGAGATATGGCGTGGCGGCAGCTTGGATGGCGATGTCCGTGCTGCCTCGCTCGACATCGAGGAGGGCGCCAGCTTCACCGGTCGCAGCGAGATGCGTCCGGCAGGCGCGCGTCCTGCCCTGCCGCGTGCCAGCGACAGCGCCCCTGCCGAGGAGCAGCCGCAGGAGGTCGCCGTCTCCGAGGAGGGCCAGCCTGACAGCGTGAGCGACGACGAGCAGTTCCCAGACGCTTTGCGCTCGGCGCCGCCCGTGGAGCAGGTCTGAGGGTCTGATGGAAGCGGAAGCGCCGCTTCGCGTCGCTACGACGGCGTTAGAGTAGCTCGAAGCGGCCCCGAACGCTGAATCCGGCGTCGAGAACAGGGTCGCCACAGGCACCATGATAGGTTTGGAGAACTGATGGCACTGGAACGCTTCTTCCGCCGTAACCGGCCCACCAAGGGGGAAGACGACAACAGTCCTTCCGGGCTGTGGTTGAAGTGTGACGCGTGCGCTTCTCAGATCTACCGTAAGGATCTGGTGGCGAACCTCTACGTTTGCCCCGAGTGCCACTTCCACTATCGGATGCCTGTCGACGCCCGCATCGAACTGCTGGCCGACGAGGACAGCTTCGAGCAGTGGTCGGGACGGCTCGCTCCCCAGGATCCGTTGGAGTTCGTCGACACCGAGCCCTACCTGGACCGGATCGACCGGGTCCAGCAGAAGACGGGGCGTCAGGACGCTATCGTCACGGGCGGCGCCTTGCTGCACGGTGAGCCCGTTGCGCTTGCCGTGATGGACTTCTTCTTCAACGGGGGCTCGATGGGCTCGGTCGTCGGCGAAGAGATCGCTCGAGCTGCCGAACGGGCTGCCGACGAGGGGCGGAGCCTGATCGCCGTGACCGCGTCGGGTGGCGCCCGGATGCAGGAGGGCGCGCTCTCCCTCATGCAGATGGCCAAGACGACGGTCG
Coding sequences within it:
- a CDS encoding SDR family NAD(P)-dependent oxidoreductase → MGTASVVLVTNVGQGFGRAVALACGQAGYDVVCADRDVDLASKTAAEIEELGGQAIPIQADMTTHMDVLNAFHKVYEIFGDLNGVVHVAAYGSHTAFHTLGESEFMELLEEDIKSSYLTLKVCAQVLREGWLVLVAPPESAEEPQMVAVRSALTGMVAGFGDRYEQIRTNVVIPSRSASDPRHDAALIESVMFLGSDTAGGLRGQQFYVDLPPPPKVVESLLPEVRAALDTSVRQDDLEASLYDDGTGDGLEDLETEEGEDEFEDQVAFPRELPG
- the rpsI gene encoding 30S ribosomal protein S9 translates to MDQYYGTGRRKAAVARVFLRPGSGRITVNGKEFQEFFRGILVGVQALEPLKVTNTAGRYDAVITVSGGGPSGQADAIRLGVARALLKVDPNFRPALKQGGYLSRDARIVERKKYGLKKARRAPQFSKR
- a CDS encoding polymer-forming cytoskeletal protein codes for the protein MFSRKGKGRRGNEPFTYIHEGTVVRGDLEATGRVRVHGTVHGNVTVEGVLEVAAEGSIKGERVEAEQVRILGTVEALVAASGKVEIWRGGSLDGDVRAASLDIEEGASFTGRSEMRPAGARPALPRASDSAPAEEQPQEVAVSEEGQPDSVSDDEQFPDALRSAPPVEQV
- the rplM gene encoding 50S ribosomal protein L13, whose translation is MKTYFPKETTHDWILVDAAGQTVGRLATQIAQILRGKHKVDYTPNQAGGDFVVVVNAEKVRFTGHKLDQKVYTRYTGYQGGLRTTTAREMLEKHPERVLERAVWGMLPKTRMGRKLIRRLKVYAGPAHPHAAQQPKEMELA
- a CDS encoding penicillin acylase family protein — protein: MSRAVRGPLLLIVFIALLLAGLWFWVRTSLPELEGEVRLPGLAHPVAITRDDYGVPLIEAESQEDLYYALGYVHAQDRLWQMEYRRLQAAGRLAELLGEEALPSDLLMRTLGLHEAAERELAALSPRTSGVLQAYSDGVNAYLATRTGALPLEFQLLGHAPEEWSPVDVALLQKLVAWRWSSAAADELFAARLLAASERAGLLIGAQRPPPLAGPDAPLRGSLQRLPLARLHDLLVRSSGVFAGSEAWVLGPERSADGVPLLAVEGAGPATAPAPWYLVRLRAPGLNVAGASLPGLPLLFSGRNGEIAWALVPAPVDDADLFIGRTTRGEGREDGYRSAGRYHEFARRREAIEVRGADDVELVVRETVHGPIISDLVPADSEPNGGASEPEGDAEDPFLALSWTALREGDSTLGAGLALAGASDREELRAALASLDELHGFALYADEVGRIGRQRIGRLPARRETGGRLPTPAEAGGWQEWAASARLESSGGGTSLAAAGNLAASSQLIDSLEVHTAASLAHILEKEYLHGSAELLPALRESVPVGAAAASAQAELVGWSGEAAEGAAPLLFSAWLIELGRELLGDELGNELAEEASRYPELLRRALSSRDWCDDRRTDERESCAEVTSKALSAAAGDLAEQHGPQPARWPEHPSAQVAYRHLVLDETLLAPLFVVGQDGRSNRPGIGRGPVFRAVFQLSDETVPEEDDDAARSGFLIPTGQSGNVLSRHYRDLSARWPEVRLLPLFANGAEAGARLLLEPPR
- a CDS encoding RsmB/NOP family class I SAM-dependent RNA methyltransferase, with translation MNLPPPFRRRMQELLGEEANLLERSLEAEPVIGLRVNTLKISAGEFERISPWPLDPVPWCPAGYLLAAGERPGLHPFHAAGLYYLQEPSAMAAAQALAPRPGERLLDLAAAPGGKSTHLASLLGTDGLLVANDVNGARARELSRNMERWGSKRSLVTNAHPGRLADAWGAHFDALLLDAPCSGEGMFRKTPQAVEQWTTGLVESCARTQAELLAVAARLVKPGGRLVYSTCTFEPLEDERLVARFLDAHPDWELAPTGLAGVDGGRPEWAAEFTSGPRLSLAARIWPHRSRGEGHFVALLRRSGSDRAGSGVEDARSGVVPDPRRRRRSGSEPAEAELHRAVAAWNEFVAENLTHDPFPEHEKTLRNDGLYALPSGAPSLAGVTVMRPGVWLGSAAKGRFIPSHALALALDASESERRVDLEPDDEQLAHYMLGAELDVAGSDGWLLVTVAGHPLGWGRRARGIVKNHYPKGLRRPLAG
- the accD gene encoding acetyl-CoA carboxylase, carboxyltransferase subunit beta, giving the protein MALERFFRRNRPTKGEDDNSPSGLWLKCDACASQIYRKDLVANLYVCPECHFHYRMPVDARIELLADEDSFEQWSGRLAPQDPLEFVDTEPYLDRIDRVQQKTGRQDAIVTGGALLHGEPVALAVMDFFFNGGSMGSVVGEEIARAAERAADEGRSLIAVTASGGARMQEGALSLMQMAKTTVALDALARRRLPYISVLTDPTTGGVTASFATLGDLIVAEPKALICFAGPRVIQQTIKQDLPEGFQRAEFLLKKGMIDEVVERKRLKDQLASYLQLLRGGLTAFAKEESHGVAV
- the nrdR gene encoding transcriptional regulator NrdR; its protein translation is MKCPYCTSSNTRVINSRPSDEGASIRRRRDCENCHRRFTTYERAQFEALMVSKRSGRREAFNPDKLLDKLRIACNKRPVTEKQLREFAYGFEDEVQVPEIASEEIGLRTLRFLKELDDVAYIRFLSVYRDFDSVDRFIDEIKQLGEVGSREESAVEPDEATVPDTQERAVRETRGPETAPAPKRARTAAQQPALLDGLEAEDRGKG